A single window of Pseudomonas benzenivorans DNA harbors:
- a CDS encoding NAD(P)/FAD-dependent oxidoreductase — protein MNAVTQAALPAAERCPSYYSATLNEETRYPTLKGHHSVDVVIIGGGFTGVASAVELAERGLKVAVFEAKKIGWGATGRNGGQVTGSLSGDAAMRKQMGKRLGREVDDFIWQLRWRGHDIIEQRVARYGIACDLKHGHLHAAMKPSHMAELEAAYEEAVRRGMGADVSLLDGAGVREQLGSELYCGAIKNNRNLHLHPLNLCLGEARAAEGLGALIFEHSEVLQIVHGARPAVITAEGRIDARQVLLAGDVYHKLEPKQLKGMIFPAMGGIVTTAPLGELAQQINPQDLAVYDCRFVLDYHRLTADGRLLFGGGANYSGRDSRDIAAELRPAIERTFPQLKGVAIDFQWSCAMGIVMNRIPQLGKLSDHVWYCQGYSGHGIATSHIMGEIMAEALTGSLGRFDTFAACKHIKVPLGEQLGNPMLAVGMWYYQLLEKLR, from the coding sequence ATGAATGCTGTCACCCAGGCCGCACTTCCGGCCGCCGAGCGCTGTCCGTCCTACTACAGCGCCACCCTCAATGAGGAAACCCGCTACCCGACCCTGAAGGGCCACCACAGCGTCGACGTGGTGATCATCGGTGGTGGCTTCACCGGCGTGGCCAGCGCCGTGGAGCTGGCCGAGCGCGGCCTCAAGGTGGCCGTGTTCGAGGCGAAGAAGATCGGCTGGGGCGCCACCGGGCGCAACGGTGGCCAGGTCACCGGCAGCCTGTCGGGCGACGCCGCCATGCGCAAACAGATGGGCAAGCGCCTGGGCCGCGAGGTGGACGACTTCATCTGGCAGCTGCGCTGGCGTGGCCACGACATCATCGAGCAGCGGGTGGCCAGGTACGGCATCGCCTGCGACCTCAAGCACGGCCACCTGCACGCGGCGATGAAGCCCAGCCACATGGCCGAACTCGAGGCCGCCTATGAAGAGGCCGTGCGCCGCGGCATGGGCGCGGACGTCAGCCTGCTCGATGGCGCCGGGGTGCGCGAGCAGCTGGGCAGCGAGCTGTACTGCGGGGCGATCAAGAACAACCGCAACCTTCACCTGCACCCGCTCAACCTGTGCCTCGGCGAGGCCCGCGCGGCCGAGGGCCTCGGCGCGCTGATCTTCGAGCATTCCGAGGTGCTGCAGATCGTCCATGGCGCCAGGCCGGCGGTGATCACCGCCGAGGGGCGGATCGACGCCCGCCAGGTGCTGCTGGCCGGCGACGTCTACCACAAGCTGGAACCCAAGCAGCTCAAGGGCATGATCTTCCCGGCCATGGGCGGCATCGTCACCACCGCGCCGCTGGGCGAGCTGGCGCAGCAGATCAACCCCCAGGACCTGGCCGTCTACGACTGCCGCTTCGTCCTCGACTACCATCGCCTGACCGCCGACGGCCGCCTGCTGTTCGGCGGCGGCGCCAACTACTCCGGGCGCGATTCGCGGGACATCGCCGCCGAGCTGCGCCCGGCCATCGAGCGCACCTTCCCCCAGCTCAAGGGTGTGGCCATCGATTTTCAGTGGAGCTGCGCCATGGGCATCGTGATGAACCGCATTCCCCAGCTCGGCAAGCTGTCGGACCACGTCTGGTACTGCCAGGGCTACTCCGGCCACGGCATCGCCACCAGCCACATCATGGGCGAGATCATGGCCGAGGCGCTGACCGGCAGCCTGGGGCGCTTCGACACCTTCGCCGCCTGCAAGCACATCAAGGTGCCCCTGGGCGAGCAGCTGGGCAACCCGATGCTGGCGGTCGGCATGTGGTACTACCAGTTGCTGGAGAAGCTGCGCTGA
- a CDS encoding DUF2986 domain-containing protein has protein sequence MNRRKKIKQLLEAHAKKANAKKAPKKKSTYISKADRLKLAAEASPDSSITPESS, from the coding sequence ATGAATCGCCGCAAGAAAATCAAACAGCTACTCGAGGCGCACGCCAAAAAGGCCAATGCCAAAAAGGCACCCAAGAAAAAATCCACGTACATAAGCAAAGCCGATCGGTTAAAACTGGCCGCTGAAGCCAGCCCGGATTCAAGCATCACTCCTGAGAGTTCGTAG
- a CDS encoding autotransporter outer membrane beta-barrel domain-containing protein: MPKGKKPNCRRAPVMVGTLLVALSSSVFAAELTTTFAGGNGQNGNMFDISATGSSGFTITGIAQNFDSAQPISGYQIWVATGGVTGNTQNASAWTLLASTGSFVSNAFGTPTLLPFTTPLSIALTPGQTIGLYLTNTDGSSVAYTNGSGVGSVAASDELLTIYEGYGKAYSVDFLGSTFSPRIWNGTLYYFSGPDAASTLASMQQNASGLRNIFSLQSSYVNPGLSYDCSIFDKNGICVAVSGRNTDTSGDGPEATSGVLTVAYELNPNIRIGGFLEQYVSDYSSGGVNVKNNNPDFGIFGVWSQTGTDEGIKVRAAYRYGKRDLSITRDAIDTAEAGSGSSKLVTEGTQLTTSYGYTLSSTVLASPYLGVRYTNIARNGYTESASDTVSAPLHFDTLRQESTSLLAGVDLSALVAPSVTINGSVGVETDTQRRVGEYSATGVADLAAIEFNGDTRKTRMVGSAGVTYKIDRAQQISAQTWYREEAYGSTATTTGMVTYTVGF; this comes from the coding sequence ATGCCAAAAGGCAAGAAACCAAACTGCCGCCGTGCTCCTGTGATGGTCGGCACTTTGCTTGTCGCACTCAGCTCGTCAGTGTTTGCGGCTGAATTAACGACCACATTCGCTGGTGGAAACGGCCAAAATGGGAATATGTTCGATATTTCGGCCACTGGCAGTAGCGGTTTCACTATTACTGGCATTGCTCAAAACTTTGATAGCGCACAACCGATTTCGGGGTACCAAATATGGGTCGCTACAGGAGGGGTTACAGGTAATACGCAAAATGCGTCTGCTTGGACTTTGCTCGCCAGCACGGGAAGTTTTGTTAGTAACGCGTTCGGGACCCCCACCTTATTGCCTTTTACGACTCCGCTTTCGATTGCCTTGACCCCGGGGCAAACAATCGGTCTTTACTTGACAAATACGGATGGCTCGTCGGTTGCGTATACGAACGGGTCAGGGGTTGGGAGCGTCGCAGCAAGCGATGAGCTGCTCACCATCTATGAAGGCTACGGGAAAGCGTATTCTGTTGATTTCCTCGGAAGTACCTTTTCTCCAAGAATTTGGAACGGGACGCTTTACTATTTCTCGGGCCCAGATGCTGCCAGTACTCTAGCTTCAATGCAGCAAAACGCTTCGGGTTTACGTAATATTTTCTCGTTACAAAGCTCTTACGTAAACCCTGGGTTAAGTTACGACTGCTCGATTTTTGATAAGAATGGTATCTGTGTTGCCGTCTCAGGTCGGAACACTGACACCAGCGGCGATGGCCCCGAGGCTACCTCGGGAGTTCTGACGGTTGCCTATGAACTCAATCCGAATATCAGGATTGGTGGCTTCCTTGAGCAATATGTTTCCGACTATTCAAGCGGTGGAGTCAACGTTAAAAACAACAACCCCGACTTCGGTATCTTTGGGGTCTGGTCTCAAACGGGTACTGACGAAGGGATCAAGGTTCGTGCCGCGTATCGATATGGCAAGCGAGACCTTAGCATCACGCGCGATGCGATAGATACCGCCGAGGCCGGTAGCGGGAGCTCCAAACTTGTTACTGAAGGTACGCAACTCACTACCAGTTATGGGTACACCCTCAGCAGCACCGTGCTGGCCAGCCCGTACCTAGGTGTTCGTTACACGAACATTGCCCGTAACGGCTACACGGAATCCGCTTCCGACACCGTGTCTGCACCGCTGCACTTCGATACCTTGCGTCAAGAATCGACGTCGTTGCTGGCTGGTGTGGATCTGTCGGCATTGGTTGCCCCTTCCGTGACGATCAATGGTTCTGTCGGCGTTGAAACTGATACGCAGCGTAGGGTTGGCGAATACTCTGCGACTGGCGTGGCCGATCTTGCCGCGATTGAATTCAACGGTGATACCCGCAAAACTCGCATGGTTGGCTCGGCAGGTGTGACTTACAAGATCGACCGCGCCCAGCAAATTAGTGCCCAGACCTGGTACCGCGAAGAGGCTTACGGCTCGACGGCAACGACAACCGGAATGGTCACTTATACTGTTGGTTTCTGA